A window from Leifsonia shinshuensis encodes these proteins:
- a CDS encoding sugar phosphate isomerase/epimerase, which produces MNVTVAGAPVSFGVFEMTPDGAATLSADDILDILAETGYAGVDLGPLGFLGRGRVLRDRLASRGLELAGGWVELPFTDDEAFRASLLDLDAALAVFSEAAEAAPRRLPKPTLADSGSPERRRAPGSGIGALDPSGWERLAANAAIAADRVRAAGFEPTFHHHAGTFVESPEEIGVFLERVDVGLTLDTGHLLIGGGDPVAALTAWAGRINHLHLKDVDRSELHAVLSAGGGMREVWSSGAFVAFGSGDIDLAAVLAAVEAIGFDGWIVVEQDVLPAPDVSLPDFRRSRAADQKINRDALRPWC; this is translated from the coding sequence ATGAACGTGACCGTTGCCGGAGCCCCGGTGAGCTTCGGCGTCTTCGAGATGACCCCGGACGGGGCGGCGACGCTCTCGGCTGATGACATCCTGGACATCCTGGCCGAGACCGGATACGCCGGCGTCGACCTCGGCCCCCTCGGATTCCTCGGTCGTGGTCGCGTGCTCCGCGACCGCCTCGCGAGCCGAGGCCTCGAACTGGCCGGCGGCTGGGTCGAGCTCCCCTTCACGGACGACGAGGCCTTCCGGGCGTCGCTCCTCGACCTCGACGCGGCGCTCGCCGTCTTCTCCGAGGCCGCGGAGGCGGCACCGCGTCGGCTGCCGAAGCCCACCCTCGCCGACAGCGGGTCGCCGGAGCGCCGGCGTGCTCCGGGCTCCGGCATCGGCGCACTGGACCCGTCCGGGTGGGAGCGGCTCGCGGCCAATGCGGCCATCGCCGCCGACCGGGTAAGGGCGGCCGGGTTCGAGCCGACCTTCCACCACCACGCGGGCACCTTCGTCGAATCGCCGGAGGAGATCGGCGTCTTCCTCGAGCGCGTCGATGTGGGGCTCACGCTGGACACCGGACACCTCCTCATCGGCGGAGGCGACCCCGTCGCTGCGCTGACGGCCTGGGCCGGCCGGATCAACCACCTCCATCTGAAGGACGTCGACCGGTCCGAGCTGCACGCCGTCCTGTCCGCGGGCGGCGGGATGCGCGAAGTCTGGTCGTCCGGGGCGTTCGTCGCCTTCGGAAGCGGGGACATCGACCTGGCCGCTGTGCTCGCCGCCGTCGAGGCGATCGGGTTCGACGGCTGGATCGTCGTCGAGCAGGATGTCCTGCCGGCGCCGGACGTCTCGCTGCCCGACTTCAGGCGTTCGCGCGCAGCCGACCAGAAGATCAATCGCGACGCACTGCGCCCGTGGTGCTGA
- a CDS encoding extracellular solute-binding protein, with translation MKKQFTALAVGALAAATAVLLAGCAPGSSPGGSGESKTAASKSVESGKYTLTVWDQNNTGDIDTAQKKLNAAFEKKYPNITIKRNSQSFSDLKTTLKLALSGNNPPDVVQANQGYPDMGAFVSGGMLTPLDDYSTLYGWKDYFPSNLLALNTFSSDGKHWQTGNLYGVSNTGEFVGVYYNKKILSSLGVDAPKTLDDLTADMAKAKAAGIQPMAYGDLEKVRGIQLYGVVQAATAGATAVQDLVSAKSGAWTDKANVDAAATIQDWSKKGYLPADANGISQDAAVADFGKGKAAFIIDGTWDMSTIGQALGQTNAGMAALTPAGASAPVTQGGEGLAWAITSKSAHPNAAAAYIDFISGKSSAQTMIDANSLPTVLPADHKAQDGSLQASVYDQYTSLTAGKSIVPYLDYTTPTFYNTLTAAMQDLTAQKSTPQQFTQTLQTDYSGFVSGNK, from the coding sequence ATGAAGAAGCAGTTCACCGCCCTAGCGGTCGGCGCGCTCGCCGCGGCGACCGCGGTCCTCCTCGCGGGATGCGCGCCGGGGTCGTCGCCGGGCGGGTCCGGCGAGTCCAAGACCGCGGCGTCCAAGAGCGTCGAGTCCGGGAAGTACACGCTGACCGTCTGGGATCAGAACAACACCGGTGACATCGACACCGCTCAGAAGAAGCTCAACGCGGCGTTCGAGAAGAAGTACCCGAACATCACGATCAAGCGCAACAGCCAGTCGTTCTCGGACCTGAAGACGACGCTGAAGCTGGCCCTCTCTGGCAACAACCCGCCGGACGTGGTGCAGGCCAACCAGGGCTACCCCGACATGGGCGCGTTCGTCTCCGGCGGCATGCTCACCCCGCTCGACGACTACTCGACGCTGTACGGCTGGAAAGACTACTTCCCGTCGAATCTGCTGGCCCTCAACACATTCAGCTCCGACGGCAAGCACTGGCAGACCGGCAACCTCTACGGGGTCTCGAACACCGGTGAGTTCGTCGGGGTCTACTACAACAAGAAGATCCTGAGCAGCCTGGGCGTCGACGCGCCGAAGACGCTCGACGACCTCACCGCCGACATGGCCAAGGCGAAGGCCGCGGGCATCCAGCCGATGGCATACGGCGACCTCGAGAAGGTGCGCGGCATCCAGCTCTACGGTGTGGTGCAGGCCGCCACGGCCGGCGCGACGGCCGTGCAGGACCTCGTCTCGGCCAAGTCGGGCGCGTGGACGGACAAAGCCAACGTCGATGCCGCCGCCACCATCCAGGACTGGTCGAAGAAGGGCTACCTGCCCGCCGACGCCAACGGCATCTCGCAGGACGCGGCCGTCGCCGACTTCGGCAAGGGCAAGGCCGCGTTCATCATCGACGGGACGTGGGACATGTCGACGATCGGACAGGCTCTCGGCCAGACGAACGCCGGGATGGCGGCGCTCACCCCGGCGGGCGCCTCCGCGCCGGTGACCCAGGGCGGCGAGGGGCTCGCCTGGGCGATCACGTCGAAGTCCGCGCACCCCAACGCAGCAGCGGCCTACATCGACTTCATCTCGGGCAAGTCCAGCGCTCAGACGATGATCGACGCGAACAGCCTGCCGACCGTCCTGCCCGCGGACCACAAGGCGCAGGATGGCTCGCTGCAGGCCAGCGTCTACGACCAGTACACCTCGCTCACCGCGGGCAAGAGCATCGTGCCGTACCTCGACTACACCACGCCGACGTTCTACAACACGCTGACGGCGGCGATGCAGGACCTCACCGCCCAGAAGAGCACTCCGCAGCAGTTCACCCAGACGCTGCAGACCGACTACTCGGGCTTCGTGTCCGGAAACAAGTGA
- a CDS encoding sugar ABC transporter permease, with amino-acid sequence MAQTLTATATDATRTRARRRWQPAAYLYIAPAVLVLAAFIVVPLVQTFQYSFYDWNGIGASTWAGLKNYAAVFTDVQLRDSFLHVSVLLLFYAALPAVLGLGLTIVLSHANRLRGMGFFRTVLFLPQVIASVVVGTIWVSIYAPHGLLNQVLGMVGLGDLARAWLGDYTFALAAIGFIGTWVNTGLCLVLFLGGVQNIEPSVFEAARIDGAGPLREFFGVTLPALRGQIAIALTLTVTATLKTFDIVYITTQGGPGTSTSVPAFEAFNRAFNTGQVGSAAAVAIALTVLIMVISWLITRLQPKETA; translated from the coding sequence ATGGCTCAGACCCTCACCGCGACTGCCACCGACGCCACGCGCACCCGCGCGCGGCGCCGGTGGCAGCCCGCCGCCTACCTGTACATCGCACCGGCCGTGCTGGTGCTGGCCGCGTTCATCGTCGTGCCGCTCGTCCAGACGTTCCAGTACTCGTTCTACGACTGGAACGGTATCGGCGCCTCGACGTGGGCGGGGCTGAAGAACTACGCCGCCGTCTTCACCGACGTGCAGCTGCGCGACTCCTTCCTGCACGTGTCCGTCCTCCTCCTCTTCTATGCGGCGCTGCCGGCCGTCCTCGGACTCGGCCTGACGATCGTGCTCTCGCACGCCAACCGGCTGCGCGGGATGGGCTTCTTCCGCACCGTGCTGTTCCTTCCCCAGGTGATCGCTTCGGTCGTCGTCGGCACGATCTGGGTGTCGATATACGCACCTCACGGGCTGCTGAACCAGGTGCTCGGGATGGTCGGCCTGGGCGATCTGGCGCGCGCGTGGCTCGGCGACTACACCTTCGCCCTCGCGGCGATCGGCTTCATCGGCACCTGGGTGAACACCGGGCTCTGCCTCGTCCTCTTCCTCGGCGGCGTGCAGAACATCGAGCCGTCCGTCTTCGAGGCTGCGCGCATCGACGGCGCAGGACCGCTGCGCGAGTTCTTCGGCGTGACGCTCCCGGCCCTGCGAGGGCAGATCGCCATCGCTCTCACGCTGACCGTCACCGCGACTCTGAAGACTTTCGACATCGTGTACATCACCACCCAGGGCGGCCCCGGCACGAGCACCAGCGTTCCGGCGTTCGAGGCCTTCAACCGTGCGTTCAACACCGGGCAGGTGGGCTCTGCCGCGGCCGTCGCGATAGCCCTGACTGTCCTGATCATGGTGATCTCGTGGCTGATCACCCGTTTGCAGCCGAAGGAGACCGCATGA
- a CDS encoding glucosamine-6-phosphate deaminase, whose translation MRTLVLPTPADVGEAAADEIAAVVAERPDAVLGLATGDSPLGAYSTLADRVQRGELDLSRARGFALDEYVGLDPADPQSYRSVIDRTVTTPLRMRRAVVRVPDGAAADLAAAADEYERALEESGVDIQVLGIGSNGHIGFNEPGSAFGTRTRVVELSERTRLDNARFFPSLADVPTHALTQGLGTIMRARRIVLVAIGERKADAITAAVEGPISVDCPASVLQAHPHVLLIADEAAGSRLTDSGPCNIVRTNSEVRAWRGAGTRAPSLPSFSRH comes from the coding sequence ATCCGGACGCTCGTCCTGCCGACTCCCGCCGACGTCGGCGAGGCCGCCGCGGACGAGATCGCCGCGGTCGTCGCCGAGCGGCCGGACGCCGTGCTCGGACTCGCCACCGGGGACTCGCCGCTCGGCGCCTACTCGACACTCGCCGACCGGGTGCAGCGCGGAGAGCTCGACCTGTCGCGCGCGCGGGGTTTCGCCCTGGACGAGTACGTCGGCCTCGACCCCGCCGACCCCCAGAGCTACCGCTCCGTCATCGACCGGACGGTCACGACCCCGCTGCGCATGCGCCGGGCCGTTGTGCGCGTTCCCGACGGTGCGGCCGCGGACCTCGCTGCGGCCGCCGACGAGTACGAGCGGGCACTCGAGGAGTCCGGCGTCGACATCCAGGTGCTCGGAATCGGCTCGAACGGACACATCGGGTTCAACGAGCCCGGTTCGGCGTTCGGCACGCGCACGCGCGTCGTCGAGCTCAGCGAGCGCACCCGGCTCGACAACGCCCGGTTCTTCCCGTCGCTCGCAGACGTGCCGACCCACGCGCTCACCCAGGGGCTTGGGACGATCATGCGCGCCCGGCGCATCGTCCTCGTGGCAATCGGCGAGCGGAAGGCGGACGCGATCACGGCAGCAGTGGAGGGACCGATCTCGGTCGACTGCCCTGCGTCGGTGCTCCAGGCGCATCCGCACGTCCTGCTGATCGCCGACGAAGCCGCCGGGTCGCGGCTCACGGATTCCGGGCCGTGTAACATTGTCCGTACAAACTCGGAGGTGCGGGCATGGCGGGGAGCCGGGACGAGGGCACCATCCCTGCCGAGCTTCTCACGGCACTGA
- the iolG gene encoding inositol 2-dehydrogenase has product MNDSPIRFGLIGTGRIGQVHARSIAENPRTALSRVADPFVEGARSVAARFGGTPTDSADELLAAGDLDAVLIASPTPTHVPLISAALDAGLPVLCEKPIDLDLAAVDALRGRVAASPVPVAIGFNRRFDPAFADVRARVRAGEIGELEQLTITSRDPAAPPADYVGVSGGIFRDMTIHDFDMARFFLPDIVEVQASGSTLFDEGARQHGDFDTAVVVLRSRSGALVTIVNSRHSAVGYDQRMEAFGSRGVLNVANAPTSLVSVSTAAAVEARPPYQDFFLDRYREAYAAELEAFVSTVRGEPSESPTFEDGRAALVLAEAAQRSAETGRSVPVDLD; this is encoded by the coding sequence GTGAACGATTCGCCGATCCGGTTCGGACTGATCGGCACCGGCCGCATCGGTCAGGTGCACGCCCGCAGCATCGCCGAGAACCCACGCACCGCGCTCTCCCGGGTCGCGGATCCCTTCGTGGAGGGAGCCCGCTCGGTCGCCGCCCGCTTCGGCGGCACGCCGACCGACAGCGCCGACGAGCTGCTGGCGGCGGGGGACCTCGACGCGGTCCTGATCGCCTCGCCCACGCCGACGCACGTCCCGCTGATCTCCGCTGCACTCGACGCGGGCCTGCCCGTGCTCTGCGAGAAGCCGATCGACCTCGACCTGGCCGCGGTGGATGCTCTGAGGGGCAGAGTCGCCGCCTCGCCGGTGCCGGTGGCGATCGGCTTCAACCGGCGGTTCGACCCCGCGTTCGCCGACGTCCGTGCGCGCGTCCGGGCCGGCGAGATCGGTGAGCTGGAGCAACTCACGATCACCAGTCGCGACCCGGCCGCGCCGCCCGCGGACTATGTGGGCGTCTCCGGCGGCATCTTCCGGGACATGACCATCCACGACTTCGATATGGCGCGGTTCTTCCTGCCCGACATCGTCGAGGTGCAGGCGTCCGGTTCGACGCTCTTCGACGAGGGGGCTCGACAGCACGGCGACTTCGACACGGCCGTGGTCGTCCTCCGCTCCCGGAGTGGCGCCCTGGTCACCATCGTCAACTCCCGGCACAGTGCCGTGGGGTACGACCAGCGCATGGAGGCGTTCGGTTCGCGGGGGGTGCTGAACGTGGCCAATGCGCCGACCTCGCTCGTCAGCGTGTCCACGGCTGCGGCCGTCGAGGCCCGGCCGCCCTATCAGGACTTCTTCCTCGACCGCTATCGGGAAGCCTACGCCGCCGAGTTGGAGGCGTTCGTCTCGACCGTGCGCGGGGAGCCATCGGAAAGTCCGACCTTCGAGGACGGCCGCGCGGCGCTCGTCCTGGCAGAGGCGGCGCAGCGGTCCGCTGAGACCGGCCGGTCGGTGCCTGTCGACCTCGACTGA
- a CDS encoding GntR family transcriptional regulator: MAGSRDEGTIPAELLTALNKNSPVPLYHQLATALEQAIRDESLPPGARLENEIALGQRLGLSRPTVRRAIQELVDKGLLIRRRGVGTQVVQSGVTRDLGLTSLYEDLSLLGQSPETRVLHHEVRPATAEEAEQLALEPGAPVLHLVRLRLARHVPLAVLDNTLPTDSTDISREDLEEHGLYDLLRHRGVNMRIARQRISAREATPYESELLGIGKDAAVLTMSRTAIDTTGRVVEFGRHCYRPDLYSFEITLVDR; this comes from the coding sequence ATGGCGGGGAGCCGGGACGAGGGCACCATCCCTGCCGAGCTTCTCACGGCACTGAACAAGAACAGTCCCGTCCCGCTGTACCATCAGCTGGCCACAGCGCTCGAGCAGGCGATCCGCGACGAGTCGCTGCCGCCGGGAGCCCGTCTCGAGAACGAGATCGCGCTGGGCCAGCGCCTCGGACTGTCGAGACCGACCGTGCGCCGCGCCATCCAGGAACTCGTCGACAAGGGCCTGCTCATCCGGCGCCGCGGCGTCGGAACGCAGGTGGTGCAGAGCGGCGTGACCCGTGATCTCGGCCTGACGAGCCTGTACGAAGACCTCTCACTGCTCGGCCAGTCCCCCGAGACCCGGGTGCTGCACCACGAGGTGCGGCCCGCGACGGCGGAGGAGGCGGAACAGCTCGCTCTCGAGCCCGGCGCGCCTGTGCTCCACCTGGTGCGGCTCCGCCTGGCCCGTCACGTACCGCTTGCCGTCCTCGACAACACCCTCCCCACCGACTCCACCGACATCAGCCGGGAGGATCTCGAAGAGCACGGCCTCTACGACCTCCTGCGCCACCGCGGCGTGAACATGCGCATCGCGCGGCAGCGGATCAGCGCACGCGAAGCGACCCCGTACGAGAGCGAGCTGCTCGGCATCGGCAAGGATGCTGCGGTGCTGACCATGTCGCGCACCGCCATCGACACCACCGGCCGTGTCGTCGAGTTCGGCCGGCACTGCTACCGTCCGGATTTGTACTCGTTCGAGATCACCCTCGTCGACCGCTGA
- a CDS encoding PfkB family carbohydrate kinase: protein MHHRLSPPGVLLFTGDVFCDLIFAGADVPVLGQETYADRFGIVAGGAAIRAVAAARLGADSRLVSTMGDDVIGSHIRTTLRSEANLDLDELVTISGYQTPISVAISGPHDRGFITYVEEHPAAIPQRRDDVAAVHLDVADAAQPWATELRSRGAVMVGGVGWDASGEWSTDLLAELDKVDVFVPNHDEAMAYTRTSDPVAAARALAEHVGLAVVTRGAGGVLAVDSANGDEAEVPGIPVAAVDPTGAGDVFTAALMTSFGEDWTLSERLRFATAAAAYSVTGLGGSASAPTAHELVGFVERRAADSDWGFLHDWTRRAPLQQTTATER, encoded by the coding sequence GTGCATCACCGTTTGTCCCCACCCGGGGTCCTGCTCTTCACCGGGGACGTGTTCTGCGATCTGATCTTCGCGGGTGCGGACGTGCCGGTCCTCGGTCAGGAGACGTACGCGGATCGCTTCGGCATCGTCGCCGGCGGCGCCGCGATCCGGGCGGTGGCTGCAGCGCGACTCGGTGCGGACTCCCGGCTGGTGTCCACGATGGGCGACGACGTCATCGGATCGCACATCCGCACGACGCTCCGGTCGGAGGCGAACCTCGACCTGGACGAGCTGGTGACCATCTCGGGGTACCAGACCCCGATCAGCGTCGCGATCTCCGGACCCCACGACCGAGGCTTCATCACCTATGTGGAGGAGCACCCCGCCGCGATCCCGCAGCGACGCGACGACGTCGCCGCGGTGCACCTCGACGTCGCGGACGCCGCCCAGCCGTGGGCGACTGAGCTTCGCTCCCGCGGAGCCGTGATGGTCGGAGGCGTCGGCTGGGACGCGAGCGGCGAATGGTCCACCGACCTGCTGGCCGAGCTGGACAAGGTCGACGTTTTCGTCCCGAACCACGACGAGGCGATGGCATACACCCGCACCTCCGACCCGGTGGCAGCGGCCCGGGCGCTTGCAGAGCACGTGGGTCTCGCGGTCGTCACGCGCGGGGCGGGCGGCGTCCTCGCCGTCGACTCCGCGAACGGCGACGAGGCCGAGGTCCCGGGGATCCCGGTCGCGGCCGTCGACCCGACGGGCGCCGGTGACGTGTTCACCGCCGCCCTGATGACCTCCTTCGGCGAGGACTGGACTCTCTCCGAACGGCTCCGGTTCGCCACGGCCGCAGCTGCCTACTCCGTAACGGGGCTGGGCGGCAGCGCGAGCGCCCCGACCGCCCACGAGCTCGTCGGTTTCGTCGAGCGACGAGCCGCGGACTCCGATTGGGGCTTCCTCCACGACTGGACCCGGCGCGCGCCGCTCCAGCAGACCACGGCAACAGAAAGGTAA
- a CDS encoding 6-phospho-beta-glucosidase, whose translation MKLSILGGGGFRTPYVWQALLRDMGSPRVDEVSLYDVDAEKLTTMAALLRQLAAGTPDAPRLTTTTSLEESIAGCDFVFSAIRVGGLEGRRCDEHVALDLGVLGQETTGPGGIAYALRTVPVMVSVAETIARLAPNAFVMNFTNPAGIITEAMQGVLGDRVVGICDTPSGLGRRVAAALDVDQSRIHMDYVGLNHLGWMRGVYFDGRDILPEFIADDRLLGELEEGQVFGTEWIRDLGVIPNEYLYYYYFNRDAVRAIIDAGTTRGDFLARTQSEFWTLSRDTDDKAGLWRRTVDRRSASYMAEATGGTQDEPAHHHEADSDPADQGYAGVALGVMNAIARNEQATMILNVRNGNTIAGLPADAVIEVPTLVDANGAHPLSVPAPSLHQLGLMAQVKEVERHAIAAALTGSPSEALLAFALHPLVESVPTARRLLQGYTEAHPQLTELFGRTPATPGLAAAAR comes from the coding sequence ATGAAGTTGAGCATCCTCGGCGGTGGTGGGTTCCGCACGCCGTACGTCTGGCAGGCCCTGCTGCGCGACATGGGCAGCCCCCGTGTCGACGAGGTGAGCCTCTACGACGTGGACGCCGAGAAGCTCACGACGATGGCGGCGCTCCTGCGGCAGCTCGCCGCCGGCACTCCCGATGCGCCGCGGCTGACCACGACCACGTCGCTCGAGGAATCGATCGCCGGCTGCGACTTCGTCTTCTCCGCGATCCGCGTCGGTGGCCTGGAGGGGCGTCGCTGCGATGAGCACGTCGCGCTCGACCTCGGTGTCCTCGGCCAGGAGACGACCGGGCCTGGCGGCATCGCCTACGCGCTCCGGACGGTGCCGGTCATGGTCTCGGTCGCGGAGACCATCGCGCGGCTGGCGCCGAACGCCTTCGTCATGAACTTCACGAACCCGGCCGGCATCATCACCGAGGCGATGCAGGGCGTCCTCGGCGACCGCGTGGTCGGCATCTGCGACACCCCGTCCGGGCTCGGACGGCGGGTGGCGGCGGCGCTCGACGTGGACCAGAGCCGCATCCACATGGACTACGTCGGGCTCAACCACCTCGGCTGGATGCGCGGTGTCTACTTCGACGGCCGCGACATCCTCCCCGAGTTCATCGCGGACGACCGGCTGCTCGGCGAGCTCGAGGAGGGCCAGGTCTTCGGCACCGAGTGGATCCGCGATCTCGGCGTCATCCCCAACGAGTACCTCTACTACTACTACTTCAACCGCGACGCCGTCCGAGCCATCATCGACGCGGGCACGACGCGCGGCGATTTCCTCGCCCGCACGCAGTCCGAGTTCTGGACGCTGTCCCGCGACACCGACGACAAGGCCGGGCTGTGGCGGCGCACCGTCGACCGCCGCAGTGCGTCGTACATGGCCGAGGCCACCGGTGGCACCCAGGACGAGCCGGCGCACCATCACGAGGCGGACTCCGACCCCGCCGACCAGGGCTATGCGGGCGTCGCACTCGGCGTGATGAACGCCATCGCCCGGAACGAGCAGGCGACGATGATCCTCAACGTCCGCAACGGCAACACGATCGCCGGCCTCCCCGCCGACGCCGTCATCGAGGTGCCCACCCTCGTCGACGCGAACGGCGCCCATCCGCTGTCGGTGCCGGCGCCGAGCCTCCACCAGCTCGGTCTGATGGCGCAGGTGAAGGAGGTCGAGCGTCACGCGATCGCCGCGGCGCTCACCGGGTCCCCGTCGGAGGCGCTCCTCGCGTTCGCCCTGCACCCGCTCGTGGAGAGCGTCCCGACGGCCCGCCGGCTGCTTCAGGGCTACACGGAGGCGCACCCGCAGCTCACTGAGCTCTTCGGCCGGACGCCGGCGACCCCCGGGCTCGCTGCGGCGGCCCGGTGA
- a CDS encoding DeoR/GlpR family DNA-binding transcription regulator: protein MIVNERRQRILNELRASGAASVPELAETLGVSASTIRRDLEILDRNGELTRSYGGAVLRSGMTVQEGPESPETPYDDSADIDLKVRVAKAALPYVQDGSVVLLDIGTTTPFLARMLRGRDITVVTSNLAVFDELRNDSSVRVVLLGGVLRRNMRTLVGSITAASLQQISADVMFLSCTGVRAGGAIVDDMAVETPLKQAMIASSDKVVLLASEAKFPGTGALRVCELSDVDVLVTTDGAPAEAIEMCRASGGEVVIA, encoded by the coding sequence ATGATCGTGAATGAACGCCGCCAGCGCATCCTCAACGAGTTGCGCGCCAGCGGGGCCGCCAGCGTCCCCGAATTGGCCGAGACGCTCGGCGTCAGCGCATCGACGATCCGGAGGGATCTCGAGATCCTCGATCGAAACGGCGAGCTCACGCGCAGCTATGGTGGCGCGGTGCTGCGCTCGGGCATGACGGTCCAAGAAGGCCCCGAGTCGCCCGAGACGCCGTACGACGACAGCGCCGACATCGACCTGAAGGTCCGCGTGGCGAAGGCCGCTCTCCCCTACGTGCAGGACGGCAGCGTGGTGCTGCTCGACATCGGGACGACCACTCCGTTCCTCGCCCGGATGCTGCGCGGCCGCGACATCACGGTCGTCACGTCGAACCTCGCCGTCTTCGACGAGCTCCGCAATGACAGCAGTGTGCGCGTCGTCCTTCTCGGCGGCGTGCTCCGCCGCAATATGCGCACCCTCGTCGGATCCATCACCGCGGCGTCGCTGCAGCAGATCAGCGCGGACGTGATGTTCCTCAGTTGCACGGGTGTGCGCGCAGGCGGAGCGATCGTGGACGACATGGCGGTGGAGACTCCGCTCAAGCAGGCGATGATCGCGTCGAGCGACAAGGTCGTCCTGCTCGCCAGCGAAGCCAAGTTCCCGGGCACGGGCGCGCTCCGCGTGTGCGAGCTCTCCGACGTCGACGTGCTCGTCACGACCGACGGCGCCCCGGCAGAAGCAATCGAAATGTGCCGCGCGAGCGGCGGAGAGGTCGTGATCGCATGA